In Polyangiaceae bacterium, the genomic window CGCCGGTCTTCCCCGCGTTCCGGCGCCGCGCGAGCTCCCGCCAGAGCTCCGCCACTTCGGAGAGGCCTGGGACGGGGTCCAACTGGACGAGAGCACGTCCTTCGACGAGCTGGTCGCCGCCATGGGCCAGGGCTGGGCTTCGGCCTTCGCCCGCGCGCTGCTCGCGCGCCGGCCGCGCTTCGAGGCGGAGGTCGCGGAGCTCCTCTCCTCCAGCGACGAGCAGCGCCGTGTGGTCGGCGCACGGCTGATCGCCGACGAGAGACCCACGAGCCCGGCCATCTTGGGCGCGCTCGCCGCGATGCTCGACGGCGCGCCCCACTCGTCCGACGTGCAGGCGGCGCTCCACGCCGCGTCGAACCTTCGCGAGGGTGCCCGAGGCCTCGCGCCCGCGCTCCTGGCCCTCGGCGAGCGCATCGGCGACTCTGACTACTACTTGCTGAAGCGCGTGACCGGGCTCGCCGAACGCTGCAGGTGACGGCGTCAGAGCACGGGGCCAAGAAAGCGCGCAACTGCCAGCACCGCGCGCCCGAGTAGGGGCCCAGCATCGGAGGACCCCATGACCCGCGTCGTTTTCGGAGCAGTGGCATTGTTCGTGGTCGGTTGCGCGGGCTCACAGCCCGGCATCGTGTTTCGCTCAGCCGAGGTCGCATCGAAGCCGCCTGCGGCCAGCGCCCCGAACGCCCGGATGACCCACCCCCGCGCCGTACATGGCATGGTGGCGACACCGGTGAGCTCGCCGGCACCGGCTCCTGCGGCGAAGGCCGCCGCCGAGCCCGCGAACGCGGCGCAGCCCGTCGACGCAGCCACCGTGGAGTGCGCGGACATCTTGGACCACATCATCAGGTCGCGGCAGCTCTTGGTGGCGCGCGTCGACGGCGCATCGGACGCAGCGCAGGGCCGCGCGGCCCTGACCTACCTGGACGAGCTCGCGGTGCTCGACGAGCAACACCCCAAGCTGCACCACGCGCTCCGGCTGCGAGTCGTGACCCTCTCGACCCGAGCGACCCGCACCAAGGAGGTGATCACCGATCCAGCGACCTCGGACGAGGAGTCCTTGCGCGCCACTGGCACCGTCAACGACGCCATCGACGAGATCGGCTCGTACTGCGGGCCGCTGGTGTTCGTGGAGGGGGAGGCGAGCTGACGGCCGGCTCACTTCCGCGGCTTCTTCGCCTTCTCCTCGGCCTTCTTTGCCACGTCGTCGAGGGCCGCCTGCAACTGCTCGCGCGTGTAGGGCAGCTTGTCGATGGCCTCCTTCTCGGCCTTCTGCGCCTTCTGGAGCTTCTGCTTGGCGTCTTCGGCCTTGCCCACCCAGGCGCTCTTCTCACCCGTGCGCGCCGACATGCTGAGCGTGTGTTCCATCATGGTCAGCGCTTTGTCGAGCAAGATGCTGTAGCGCAGGCGCATCGCGCCCTCGAAGAGCTGCTTTTTCTTGTCGGTGTCCGCCTTGGGCTGCGGGATGTCCATCAGATCCTCGTGCAGCTTGTGATACAGCTCGCCGACTCGGAAGCCCGCCATCGCCGACCAATGCGCGTCTTGGGCGCGCATCGAGTCCGAGTAGGCGCTCTGCGAGTCGAGCAAGAGCTGGCAGCGCTCCTCGAGCACGACGGGGAAATTCGCCGGCAGCGGATTGAAGCGGATCTTCTCGGCGCGGAGGCGGCGCACCTCGCCGAGCGCGAAGTAGAGCTGCGCCACGTCGCGGGGGATCTTGCCGGCGGCGTCGAGCCGGTGCTCCTCGACCAGGGTGCGCGCCTTCTCGATGTAATACGTGGCGCCTTCGACGTCGCCCTCGGACACGCGCCACAGCGCCTTGCCGCCGAAGGCGACGATGTCCTCGCCGTAGTCGCGCTGGGGGTAGCGCGACATGAACAGATCGGAGGCTTCGCCGCAGCGCTTCCAGCGCTCCATGAAGCAGAGCAGACGGATGGCGCGGAGCAGCGCGTCGCGTGCGAGGGCGTGAGTGGGGAAGCGGCTCGCGAGCTGCTCGAAGCGTTGCAGGCTGGTCTCGCGATCACCGGCCTGCTCGTGACTGAGCGCGCCCCGATACAGGGACTCGGCGGCCCGGGGACCGTCGGGCTCTAGCCGGTAGACCCGATCGAACCCCTTGGCCGCGTCGGTAGCCGCACCCGCCGAGAGCTGGCGCTCGGCCTGGGCGTAGAGCTCGTCCAGGTCCGCCTCGCTGCCCGGCGTGATCACGGTCCGGGGCACGACGATCGGTCCCTGAGGAGCCGATCCCTGCGAATCCACGGGCTTGGGGGCGGCGGCGCCGGGACGGGCGGCGGGAGCGCACGCGAGGCTCAGGACGGCGGCGAGCGGCAGTGCAAAACGCATGCTCGGGCTAGTGTACCAGGGCCGGGGTGGAGTTCCCGAGCGGCCGAGAATTAGCCGTTGACCTCGAGGGGGAGGCTCCTAAGTTTGATCCGTGGTCGAGACCGCAGCAGCGCGTCGATCGCGTCAGAGGGGGCATGAAGTCGCGCTGTCGTGTGTTGCATCGATCGGAACCGGAGGTCAGAGCACATGGGTGAAAGCACGGCACAGAACCGCCTCTCGAGCCTGGAGCAGGAGCACCACGAACTGAAGGGTATGGTCCGACGCCTCGAGCGGCGCGCCTTCCTGACGCCCACCGAGCAACACCACATGACGGAGCTGAAGAAGCAGAAGCTGGCGGCGAAGGATCAGATCGCCGCGCTGAAGCGCGAGGTCTGAGAGAGAGCTGACGACGTGAATCGGAGGAGCGCCGGCGAGAGCCCCGCGCTCCTTCGTGTTTCGTCAGCTCAGAGCGTGACGCACTCGTTGGCCTGACAGGTCTGCCCTTCGGGGCAGTCCTTGTTGGCGTTGCACTTGCCGGGTGCGAGCGGCGCGGCGGGGCGCTCGCCGGGACCCTTGGTGGTCTCGGTCGCGGTGGAGCGGCTCTTGTCGAAGCGCTCGCCGCCTCCGTACACCTCTTGGTTCAGATCGTTCAGCGCTTCTTCGAGGCGCTGCTTCCACTGCGGGCTGAGGCCACCGGGGTGCTCCTGCTCGACGGCCTTCGCCACGGCGAGCCAGTGGCGCGCGTCCGCGCGGAAGCCCAAGCGGTAGTCCGTCATGCCACGCAGGTAGGCGTAGCGCGCCTGATCCGACAGCTCGAGGGAGTCCATGTCGGGCTCGAGCACGCGGAAGATCGCCAGTGAGCGCTCGTACTCGTTCTCCTCGTAGAAGCGCTGCCCGCGGTTCAGATCTTCGCGGTAGGTGGCGCAACCCACGACGGAAAGCGCCAGCGCGGCCAGGGCGAGCCAGGTGCGAATCACGCTCGGCAGCCTAGCCCTACCGGTCCGGCCGGATCAAGGCGGCGGCGTTTCGGCCGTGGATCGGCGCCGCCAGCGCATTCGGACCACCGGCAGCCGGTCCTCGATCGCCCGGCGTTCTCGCGGGCTCCGCGCGCCGTAGGGGTTCTCTTCGAGACGCGGGCCGCCGGGCCAGGGCTCGAAGGCGGGCTCGAGGCCGACCACCTGCTCGTAGGCCAGGGCGCGCTCGACCACGTCGGTCTGCACGAACAGCTCGCCACCCGCTACGATCACCCGGCCGAGCTCGCGGGCGAGCTCGGGCGTCAGCACCAGCCGCTTCTGGTGGCGCTTCTTCCACCAGGGATCGGGGAAGTGCAGGTACGCGATGCTCACGCACGCGGCCGGAAAACGCGGCAAGGCGCCGCGGGCGTCCTCGGCGAAGACCCTCGCGCGCTCGCCGAAGCCCCGGGCGGCGAGCCGGCGATCGACCAGGGTCGCCCATTTGCGCCGGATCTCCAGCCCGATCATCCGAGCGTTCGGCTCGGCCTCGAGGCGCTCGATCAGGAACCAGCCCCGGCCAGGGCCGATCTCGAGCTCGATGGGCTCGCTGCCCGCCCCGACCAGCAGGCGCGGATCGACCGTGTCGCGCTCAGGCAGGCGCGGCGCGTCGGCATAGGGGTCGATCCGCATGGGCGCCGGATATCATGCCGGCGGTCCGAGATGGCAGCCCCGAGCTTCGTCGCGCGAGCCAAGCCCTGGCTGCCCTGGGGATTCGTTTGCCTCGTCTTGGGAGTCGTGGCGACGCGCGGCATCCTCGCCGCGACGGGCGGCGAACCGGCGGTGCCTCTCGACGACAGCTACATCCACTTCCAGTACGCCAAGAGCTTCGCGAGCGGCCAGCCGCTGGTCTACACGCCGGGCTCGGCGCCCACCCCCGGCGCGACCAGCTTGCTCTGGCCGCTGTTGCTCGGCCCGTTCCACGCGCTGGGCCTGGGCGGCCTGCGCGTGATCTGGGTGGCCTGGGTCTTCGGCTGGCTCAGCCTGTCGCTGCTCGCCCTGGACACCTACCGGTTGGCGCTGGGCCTGACCAGCCGCCCCGTCGCCATCGCGGCCGGCGCCATGGTGCCGGCGTTCGGCGGACTGGTCTGGTGCGCGGGCAGCGGCATGGAGGTCGTACCGTTCGCCTGGCTCCTGGTGCGCGCCGCGCGACTGGCCGCCGAGCACGCGGAGGGGAGCGAGCCGGCCCGGCGCGTCGAGCTCGTAGCGGCCGCGTGCGCCGCGCAGCTGATGCGACCCGAAGGCGCCATCGCGCTGCTCTGTGCGTGCGCCAGTCTGGCGCTCAGGCCCCGCGGAACGAGCCGGGGTTGGGCGCTGCTCCCGCTCGGCGGTCTCGCGCTGCCCGCGCTCCTGAACCGCGCGCTCACCGGCCAGTCCACCAGCACGACCGCGCTCGCCAAGTGGCTGCCGCTCAACCCCTACCACCAGGACGAACGACTCTGGAGCGCGATCGGCGCCAACGTCGAGCTGCTCTTCGGCACGCTCTTCGACGGTCAGATCTGGAGCGCCATCTTCATTCCCGCCGGCGGGCGCTGGCTCGCCTGGCTCGCGCTGCCGGCGCTGGTCGCCTTGGCCTGGCGCGAGAAACGGGGCTTTCGCGGAGCATTCGTGCTGGCCGTCGCGCTGGGCATGCTGATCCCCGCGAGCTTCGACTGCATGCTGTGCAACCGGCTGCGCTACCTGTGGCCGTTCGCGCCGGGCTGGTTCATCGCGCTCGCGGCCTTGGCGGAGGGCGCGGGGCTGGTGCTGGCGCGCTTCACCCGCCACGTGGGGGTGGCGCTGGCCGCCGGCCTGGTGGGCGCGTTCGCCTCCGAGCTGTCGCGGTCCATCGACGATCTGGCGGAGAGCTCCGACGCCATCCGGCGCCAGCAGACCAGCCTGGGGCGCTGGGCACGGGACGCGCTGCCTGCCGACGCGCTGATCGGCGTGAACGACACCGGAGCCATCGCGTACTTCTCCGAGCGGCGCACCTTCGACGTGGTCGGGCTCACCACCAAGAGCGAGCCGCGCTACTGGGCCGCCGGCGCCGGTTCGCGCTTCGAGCACTACGAGCGTCTGCCGCGGAGCGCGCTGCCGACCCACTTCATCGTCTACCCGGAGTGGATGGCGGTTCCGCCGCTGATGGGCGCAGAGCTCACCTCGCGCACGGTGAGCGCCACCATCCTGGGCGGCAAGACCATGGTCGCCCACGTCGCCGACTACGAGACGCTCGGCTCCGCCGAGGAGCCGCTCGGTGAGGTGCGCGGCGAGATCTTGGACCGGCTCGACGTCGCCGATCTGGAGAGCGAGGCGGAGCACGACTACTCCCTGTTCTGGGCCACCCAGGTCGAGAACCGAGTCCACGAGGCTTGGGTGTCGGAGCGCCGCCGCGCGGACGGCGGACGCGCCGGGCGCACGCTGGAGCGCTTCTCGCTGAGCGTCCGTCCTGGTGCCAAGCTGGTCGCGCGCCTCCTGACCGACAGCGCCATGCAGCTCGAGCTGTTCGTGGGCGGCGCGAAAGCCGGCAGCCTGGCGCTCGAGCCCGAGGCCGAGTGGCAGGAGGTCGCCGTGGAGCTGCCGGCGAACGTCCCAACCGGCCCGGTGAAGCTCGAGCTCGCGGCGCCGAAGAGCCAGAGCTTCACCAGCCTCCACTATTTCTCGGTGGTTCCCAGGTAGCACGACCTGAAATAAAGGTGGCACGCCTCTGGGGCCGGCTCTACGTTCCGAGCGTGCACCTGGCAGACGGCATCGTCACCAGCCCCGGCTGGCTCATCGGCGTCAACACCGCGGGCGGGGCCGCCGCCGTGCTGGTCGGCCGGCACTTGCGCGACGGGGGCGAGCGGGGGCTGGCGTTCACCGGCACTCTGGCGGCGTTCGTGCTGGCCGCGCAGGCGATCAACGTGCCGCTCGTGCCCGGCGCCAGCGCGCACGTGATCGGTGCCGGGCTGCTCACGCTCGCGGTCGGCCCCGCGCGCGCGGTGCTCGCGCTCGTGGCGGTGCTGGTGGTGCAGGCCCTGCTCCTGGCCGACGGCGGCATCACGGCGCTGGGCATCAACGTGCTGAACATCGCCGTCCTGCCGGTGCTCGCGGTGCACGGCGTGCACCGTCTGCTCGGGCCCGGACGACTCGGGCTCTCGGCGGTGCTGGGCACGCTGCTCGGCAACGTGCTCTCCGCGGTGAGTCTCGCCTTCACTTTGGTCGCCGCCACGGGCGTGCCAGCCGGTCTGGCGTTCGGTTGGCTGGTCGGCATCCAGGCGCTGGCGGGTTGCGTCGAAGGAGTGCTCACCGCGCTCGCGCTCGGACACCTGGTGAAGTTGGCGCCGGGGCTGCTCGCGGCGACCCGCCCGAGCGCGAGCGCGCTCCCTCCGCTGCTCGAGGGCCCCAGCGTTCCGGTGCGCTCCCGGCGCATGGGCTTCGTCTGGGCCGCGCTGGCGGTGGGCATCGCTTGCGCGCTCTTGCCGCTCGCCACCGAGACTCCCGACGCCCTCGGGCGCGTGGTCGAGCACGCGCGCCCGTCGCCGTGACGCCCGGACCCGCTGCGCGGCTCGCGGGTTTGATCGTGCTGGCGGCGGGTATCGCCACGGCGCCCCTCGCCGGCACGACGAGTCGCGCTCTTCTGGCCGCGATCCTCGCCGGCGTGCTGCTCGTCACTCGACCGAGCCCGCGCTGGCTCGCGGTCCGGCTCGTGCCGGTGCTGCTCGGCCTCGGCGCGCTGCTCCTGCCGCTCCTCGTCGGCGGCGGCGGCGCGCGCGCGCCCGAGATCCTGGCGCGCGCGCTGGGCGCCGCGCTCGTCGCGACGTCGATCGCCAGCACCATCCCGCTCGCCGAGCTGGGCTCGGCGCTCGCCACGCTCGGCGTGCCCCGCAGCTTGGCCAGCACCGTACACACCTTGCTCTGGCAGCTCGAGCACGTCGGCAGCGAGGGACGTCGCCTGGTCCTGGCCCGGCAGCTCCGGGGCGCCAGACGCTTCGGCCCCGAGGTCTTGGCGCAGCTCCTGGTACGGACCACCGCGCGCGCCGAACGCGTCGATCTGGCGATGCGGCTCAGAGGTGCGTTCGGCGCCGAGCGCTCGCGCTTCGGCCTCGACGGGCTGGCCGTGACCGCGCTCGCGCTCGCGCTCGCGTTCGCGCTCCACCTCTCCGACTGGAGCGTGCAGTGATCGCCGCTCGTGTCGCCATCGAAGACCTGCACGTCTGGCGAGAGGACGGTCTGGGCGGCGAGCCCAGAGAGGTCGTACACGGCATCAGCGCGACCATCGAGGCGGGGCGGCGAGTGGCTCTGGTCGGCGCGAACGGCGCTGGCAAGACTTCGCTGCTCCTGGCGCTGGTCGGCGCGGTACGCTTCTCGGGTCGCATCGCGGTGGACGACCTCTCGCTCGAGAAGAAGACGCTGGCGGCGTTCCGCGCCCGAATCGGTTTCGTGTTCGCCGAGCCGGCGGACCAGCTGTTCTTGCCCAGCGTGCTGGAGGAGGCGGCCTTCGCCCCCAAGCGGCGGTCGTTGCCGGAGCCGCTCTCGCTCGCGCGCGCGGCGCTCGGGCGGGTGGGCCTCGCCGAGATGGAGGCGCGCGCTCCCTCGTCGCTGAGCCTGGGCGAGCAGCGCCGGCTCGCGCTGGCGACGGTGCTGTCCGCCGAGCCCGGTGTGCTGCTCCTGGACGAGCCCACGGCCAGCCTCGACGCGCGTGCGCGGCGGGCGGTCCTCGGCGCCGTTCGCGACACCAGAGCCACCACGCTCTTCGCCACCCACGATCTGGAGGCCGCGCTCGAGCTCGACGCCGACGTCCTGGTCATCGGTGCCGGGCGTCTGGTCGGCCACGGACCGGCGCGCGAGGTGCTCGCGGACGCGGAGCTCCTGGACGCAGCAAACCTGGACGTGCCCGCCAGCCTGGCATAGGGAGACGCCCATGCGCCGGAGACCCCTCGGCAAGACCGGCCTCTCCGTGAGCGAGCTCGCGCTCGGCACCTGGGGACTGTCGGGCGACGGCTACGGCCCGGTGCCGGAGAGCGAGCAGGACAAGGTCATCGACCGGGCCCGAGCCCTGGGCATCACGCTGTTCGAGACCGCCGACAGCTACGCGGGCGGCGCCATGGAGCGACGCCTGGGCGAGCGCCTGAAGGGCGACGAGAGCGCGCGCGTGGTCACCAAGCTCGGCACGGACCGCGACGCCTCGGTCCCGCGCAAGCGCTTCGACGCCGCGTACTTGAAGGAGGCCTTCGAGCGCTCCCGGGAGCGGCTCGGGCGCGAGGTCGTGGACGTCGTGCTGCTCCACAACCCTTCCACCGAGGCCATCGCCAAGGGCGAGGCGTGCGAGCTCTTGGCCGAGCTCGTGAGCGCCGGCAAGCTCCGCGCGTGGGGTGTCAGCGCGGGTAACGCCGAGGTGGCGCGGGCAGGCGTCGCCAAGGGGGCCGGCGTGATCTCGCTCGCGTACAACGTGTTCGCGACCAGCGACCTGGGCGCGTTGATCTCGGACATCGAGCAGAACGACGTGGGCGTCTTGGCCCACTCCGCGCTCTCCTACGGGCTCCTGTGCGGGCACTGGAGCGGCGACAAGGTGTTCCCGGAGGGCGATCACCGCGCCGAGCGCTGGACGCCGGACGAGCTCAGGACCCGCGTGCGCCAGCTCGACGCGCTCAGGCCCACGGTCGGCGGCCCGATCCTGACGATGCGCGCCGCGGCCCTGCGCTTCGCGCTCCAGAACCGCAAAGTGAGCGCGGTCGTGCTCGGTCCCAAGAGCTCGCTCCAGCTCGATCAGCTGGTGCGCGAGGCGGGCAAGGGTCCGCCGTACCTGGAGGACTGGGTGCTGGTCGCGCTCCGAAACCGCCTGCGCGACGTGGGAGTCGACGCGTGAGCGCTGTTTTGAACACGCTGCGCGAGATCGCCGAGCAGGCGGCGCTCATCATCAACGAGGTCTACTCGCAGCCCTTCGACGTGGACTACAAGGCGCCGCGGGACCCGGTGACCGAGGCCGATCGCCGCGCCAACGAGCTGATCTGCCGGCGCCTCGCCGCGGCGTTTCCCGGCGTGCCCGTGGTCGCCGAAGAGAGCGATCCCGAGAGCTTCGCGGGTTACCGCGGGGCGGAGCGCGTGTTCTTCGTGGATCCGCTGGACGGCACGCGGGAGTTCGTGAAGAAGAACGGCGAGTTCGTGGTGATGATCGGCCTGCTCGAGGCCGGCCGCCCCGTGTGCGGGCTGGTCCATGCGCCGGCCACGGGCACGACCTGGCAAGGGCGCGTGGGTGAAGGCGCGGAGGTCGTCCAAGTCGATGGGACGCGACGACCGCTCGGCGTCAGCGCCACTGCGAGGCTCTCCGAGGCGCGGGTGCTCTCGACCCGGTCGCACCGGAGCCCGGCGCTCGAAGCAGCACTGGCCGCCTTGGGAGTCCGCCGACTCGACGCGCTGGGCAGCGCCGGGCTGAAGTGCGCGGAGGTCGCCGCCGGCACGGCCGACGCCTACGTGGCACCGGCCCGCGCGGGCAGCCGCTGGGACGTGTGCGCCGGCGAGGCCATCATCCACGCGGCGGGCGGGCGGTTCACCGACGCCTTCGGCGAGCCCATCGACTACCTGAGCGAGAGCTTGGTGAACGAGCGCGGAATCGTCGCGAGCAACGGCCGTCTGCACGCCGAGATCCTGGCGCGTCTGGCGGACGCTCGCGCGAAGGGCTGAGCATGCGACAGGAAGCC contains:
- a CDS encoding YdcH family protein, with translation MGESTAQNRLSSLEQEHHELKGMVRRLERRAFLTPTEQHHMTELKKQKLAAKDQIAALKREV
- a CDS encoding tRNA (guanine-N7)-methyltransferase, whose protein sequence is MRIDPYADAPRLPERDTVDPRLLVGAGSEPIELEIGPGRGWFLIERLEAEPNARMIGLEIRRKWATLVDRRLAARGFGERARVFAEDARGALPRFPAACVSIAYLHFPDPWWKKRHQKRLVLTPELARELGRVIVAGGELFVQTDVVERALAYEQVVGLEPAFEPWPGGPRLEENPYGARSPRERRAIEDRLPVVRMRWRRRSTAETPPP
- a CDS encoding energy-coupling factor ABC transporter permease; translation: MARLWGRLYVPSVHLADGIVTSPGWLIGVNTAGGAAAVLVGRHLRDGGERGLAFTGTLAAFVLAAQAINVPLVPGASAHVIGAGLLTLAVGPARAVLALVAVLVVQALLLADGGITALGINVLNIAVLPVLAVHGVHRLLGPGRLGLSAVLGTLLGNVLSAVSLAFTLVAATGVPAGLAFGWLVGIQALAGCVEGVLTALALGHLVKLAPGLLAATRPSASALPPLLEGPSVPVRSRRMGFVWAALAVGIACALLPLATETPDALGRVVEHARPSP
- a CDS encoding ABC transporter ATP-binding protein codes for the protein MIAARVAIEDLHVWREDGLGGEPREVVHGISATIEAGRRVALVGANGAGKTSLLLALVGAVRFSGRIAVDDLSLEKKTLAAFRARIGFVFAEPADQLFLPSVLEEAAFAPKRRSLPEPLSLARAALGRVGLAEMEARAPSSLSLGEQRRLALATVLSAEPGVLLLDEPTASLDARARRAVLGAVRDTRATTLFATHDLEAALELDADVLVIGAGRLVGHGPAREVLADAELLDAANLDVPASLA
- a CDS encoding aldo/keto reductase, with the protein product MRRRPLGKTGLSVSELALGTWGLSGDGYGPVPESEQDKVIDRARALGITLFETADSYAGGAMERRLGERLKGDESARVVTKLGTDRDASVPRKRFDAAYLKEAFERSRERLGREVVDVVLLHNPSTEAIAKGEACELLAELVSAGKLRAWGVSAGNAEVARAGVAKGAGVISLAYNVFATSDLGALISDIEQNDVGVLAHSALSYGLLCGHWSGDKVFPEGDHRAERWTPDELRTRVRQLDALRPTVGGPILTMRAAALRFALQNRKVSAVVLGPKSSLQLDQLVREAGKGPPYLEDWVLVALRNRLRDVGVDA
- a CDS encoding 3'(2'),5'-bisphosphate nucleotidase CysQ, with protein sequence MSAVLNTLREIAEQAALIINEVYSQPFDVDYKAPRDPVTEADRRANELICRRLAAAFPGVPVVAEESDPESFAGYRGAERVFFVDPLDGTREFVKKNGEFVVMIGLLEAGRPVCGLVHAPATGTTWQGRVGEGAEVVQVDGTRRPLGVSATARLSEARVLSTRSHRSPALEAALAALGVRRLDALGSAGLKCAEVAAGTADAYVAPARAGSRWDVCAGEAIIHAAGGRFTDAFGEPIDYLSESLVNERGIVASNGRLHAEILARLADARAKG